Proteins from a single region of Streptomyces sp. Tu 3180:
- a CDS encoding phosphoribosyltransferase family protein, which yields MRYHDRRHAGEDLALRLMEWAADGDLVDPLVLALPRGGVPVGAQVARALRAPLDVLVARKIGVPGRPETGIGAIVGDDPPLYDRRVLEMLGLSEDRLGPDVARERTELHRREGRYRGGRPAPHVTDRAVIVVDDGLATGVTARAALRHLRRQGPARLVLAVPVGAPGAVDLMRAEADDLICLHQPPDFRAVGQWYEKFDQVGDEEVVRILDELSPAA from the coding sequence ATGCGCTACCACGACCGCCGGCACGCGGGCGAGGACCTCGCCCTCCGGCTGATGGAGTGGGCCGCCGACGGCGACCTCGTGGACCCCCTCGTCCTCGCGCTTCCCCGCGGTGGGGTGCCGGTGGGGGCACAGGTCGCCAGGGCCCTGCGGGCACCGCTGGACGTGCTGGTCGCCCGCAAGATCGGCGTGCCCGGCCGGCCGGAGACCGGGATCGGCGCGATCGTCGGCGACGACCCGCCGCTGTACGACCGGCGGGTGCTGGAGATGCTGGGCCTGAGCGAGGACCGCCTCGGCCCGGACGTGGCCCGGGAACGGACCGAGCTCCACCGCCGTGAGGGCCGCTACCGAGGGGGCCGGCCGGCGCCCCACGTCACGGACCGGGCGGTGATCGTCGTCGACGACGGACTCGCCACCGGCGTCACCGCGCGCGCCGCCCTGCGGCATCTGCGCCGGCAGGGCCCCGCGCGGCTGGTCCTCGCCGTGCCGGTCGGCGCACCGGGCGCCGTGGACCTGATGCGCGCGGAGGCCGACGACCTGATCTGCCTGCACCAGCCGCCGGACTTCCGGGCCGTCGGCCAGTGGTACGAGAAGTTCGACCAGGTCGGTGACGAGGAGGTCGTCCGCATCCTGGACGAACTCAGCCCGGCGGCGTGA
- a CDS encoding TerC family protein has protein sequence MHDVPPWLWLVFAVTVLVSLAVDLLAHRRAHVIGFREAAAWSGVWVGLAVLFGAVVFLVVGTTAGVEYTTAWLLEKSLSVDNLFVFALIFGYFKVPRAYQHRVLFLGVLGALLFRGVFLAAGVAVVSRFTAVLYVFAAVLFYSTYKILKEEEDSFDPGRSIAVRLLRKVVPVRDEYAGPHFFVKEAGRRVATPLLAVVAAIEAADLVFAVDSVPAVLAVSSDAFIVYTSNAFAILGLRALYFMLAGLLDRFHYLSKGLALILAFIGVKLILQASHKMISPAVPEVPSPLSLAVIVLVLTVSVVLSLVRPPPPSRTGDRPAEHDGAA, from the coding sequence GTGCATGATGTGCCACCGTGGCTGTGGCTGGTCTTCGCCGTCACCGTGCTGGTGTCGCTGGCGGTCGACCTCCTCGCCCATCGGCGGGCACACGTCATCGGGTTCCGCGAGGCCGCCGCCTGGAGCGGGGTCTGGGTGGGACTGGCGGTGCTCTTCGGAGCCGTCGTGTTCCTCGTGGTCGGCACGACGGCCGGAGTGGAGTACACGACCGCCTGGCTGCTGGAGAAGAGCCTCTCGGTCGACAACCTGTTCGTCTTCGCGCTGATCTTCGGCTACTTCAAGGTGCCGCGCGCGTACCAGCACCGCGTGCTCTTCCTCGGTGTCCTCGGCGCCCTGCTCTTCCGCGGCGTCTTCCTCGCCGCCGGAGTCGCCGTGGTCAGCCGCTTCACCGCCGTCCTGTACGTCTTCGCCGCCGTCCTCTTCTACAGCACGTACAAGATCCTCAAAGAGGAGGAGGACAGTTTCGATCCCGGCAGGAGCATCGCCGTACGCCTGCTCCGCAAGGTCGTTCCGGTGCGGGACGAGTACGCCGGCCCCCACTTCTTCGTCAAGGAGGCGGGCAGGCGCGTCGCCACCCCGCTGCTCGCCGTGGTCGCCGCCATCGAAGCCGCCGACCTCGTCTTCGCCGTCGACAGCGTGCCCGCGGTCCTGGCCGTCAGCAGCGACGCCTTCATCGTCTACACCAGCAACGCCTTCGCCATCCTCGGCCTGCGCGCCCTCTACTTCATGCTCGCCGGACTGCTCGACCGCTTCCACTACCTGAGCAAGGGCCTGGCGCTCATCCTCGCCTTCATCGGTGTCAAACTCATCCTCCAGGCGTCCCACAAGATGATCAGCCCCGCCGTTCCCGAGGTCCCCTCACCGCTCAGCCTCGCCGTCATCGTCCTCGTGCTGACCGTTTCCGTGGTGCTCAGCCTGGTGCGCCCTCCGCCGCCGAGCCGCACCGGCGACCGGCCGGCGGAACACGACGGAGCGGCCTGA
- a CDS encoding sigma-70 family RNA polymerase sigma factor produces the protein MAPATTGPADSARDGRRSPARTGKRLSAVPEPDQEPDLLGQYLRQIGATPLLTADDEVWLAQRMEAGLRAMEELERAEGGDRGLPRERRLALEAAVRDGQAAKDHMIRANLRLVVSMAKRHAHRGLPLLDVIQEGNLGLIRAVEKFDHTKGFKFSTYATWWIRQAIERGVATHARSVRLPVHVVEQLQKLGKVERKLHSSLDREPTVEEVARESGIAEDKVIWLRRVGRQVISLDTPVDDTGDTVVGDLIPDTEVLQAPEVAEFQALAEELRGAIDTLAPREALILSLRYGLHDGRTRTLQEVAKQVGLTRERVRQLEKQSLAHLRQREQGERLLAWAG, from the coding sequence ATGGCTCCCGCGACGACAGGGCCGGCGGACTCCGCACGAGACGGTCGCCGGTCCCCGGCCCGTACCGGTAAGCGGCTCAGTGCCGTCCCCGAGCCCGATCAGGAACCGGATCTCCTGGGCCAGTACCTGCGGCAGATCGGGGCGACCCCCCTGCTCACCGCGGACGACGAGGTGTGGTTGGCGCAGCGCATGGAGGCCGGGCTGCGCGCCATGGAGGAGCTGGAGCGGGCCGAGGGCGGCGACCGCGGCCTGCCGCGGGAGCGACGGCTCGCGCTGGAGGCGGCCGTGCGCGACGGGCAGGCGGCCAAGGACCACATGATCCGCGCCAACCTCCGGCTCGTGGTGTCGATGGCGAAGCGCCACGCCCATCGCGGGCTGCCCCTGCTGGACGTCATCCAGGAGGGCAACCTGGGACTGATCAGGGCCGTGGAGAAGTTCGACCACACCAAGGGCTTCAAGTTCTCCACCTACGCGACCTGGTGGATCCGCCAGGCCATCGAGCGCGGCGTGGCGACGCACGCCCGTTCGGTACGGCTGCCGGTGCACGTGGTGGAGCAGCTGCAGAAGCTCGGCAAGGTCGAGCGCAAGCTGCACTCGAGCCTCGACCGGGAGCCGACCGTCGAGGAGGTGGCCCGCGAGAGCGGCATCGCCGAGGACAAGGTGATCTGGCTGCGCCGGGTCGGGCGGCAGGTGATCAGCCTGGACACCCCCGTGGACGACACCGGTGACACGGTCGTCGGCGACCTCATCCCCGACACCGAGGTCCTGCAGGCCCCGGAGGTCGCCGAGTTCCAGGCGCTCGCCGAGGAACTGCGGGGGGCCATCGACACGCTCGCGCCGCGCGAGGCGCTGATCCTCAGCCTCCGGTACGGCCTGCACGACGGGCGGACGCGCACGTTGCAGGAGGTCGCCAAGCAGGTGGGCCTGACGCGCGAACGCGTCCGTCAGCTGGAGAAGCAGTCGCTGGCACATCTGCGGCAGCGGGAGCAGGGCGAGCGGCTTCTGGCGTGGGCGGGCTGA
- a CDS encoding TioE family transcriptional regulator has translation MVRKLQNRERLRPVDLARGHGLSTQAVRNYEEAGILPAAGRTPHGHRAYTALHAGALRAFLALVPGHGHRTAASIMRAVNRGAVDEAFRLIDESHAQLLDDRRTLRAVEGALRDLGSTTAPGPGAGSGPAAVSGPGGTFIGPLADRLGIRPATLRKWERAGLVCPRRDPRTGYRVYEEAAERDARLTHQLRRGGYLLEQIAPLVARVRAAGGLEPLEAALRDWHGRLSARGRAMLTGAAELEAYLRERG, from the coding sequence ATGGTGCGAAAGCTTCAAAACAGGGAGCGGCTCAGGCCGGTCGACCTGGCGCGCGGGCACGGTCTGTCCACGCAGGCGGTCAGGAACTACGAGGAGGCCGGCATCCTCCCGGCCGCCGGTCGCACGCCCCACGGCCACCGCGCCTACACCGCGCTGCACGCGGGCGCCCTGCGCGCGTTCCTCGCCCTGGTGCCCGGCCACGGCCACCGGACGGCGGCGTCGATCATGCGGGCCGTGAACCGGGGGGCGGTCGACGAGGCGTTCCGCCTCATCGACGAGAGCCACGCCCAGCTCCTCGACGACCGGCGGACCCTCCGGGCCGTGGAGGGCGCCCTGCGCGACCTGGGGTCCACCACGGCGCCCGGGCCCGGTGCGGGATCCGGGCCAGCCGCGGTGTCCGGCCCCGGCGGCACGTTCATCGGGCCGCTGGCGGACAGGCTCGGGATCCGGCCCGCGACACTGCGCAAGTGGGAGCGCGCCGGGCTGGTGTGTCCGCGCCGCGACCCGCGGACCGGGTACCGCGTCTACGAGGAGGCCGCCGAGCGGGACGCCCGGCTGACCCACCAGCTCAGGCGGGGCGGCTACCTGCTGGAGCAGATCGCCCCGTTGGTCGCCCGGGTGCGGGCGGCCGGCGGGCTGGAGCCGCTGGAGGCCGCCCTGCGCGACTGGCACGGCCGGCTGTCCGCCCGAGGGCGGGCGATGCTGACCGGGGCCGCGGAGCTGGAGGCGTACCTCCGCGAGCGCGGATGA
- the ppdK gene encoding pyruvate, phosphate dikinase has product MVRYVYDFHEGGRDMAGLLGGKGANLAEMTRLGLPVPPGFTVTTEACRAYLATGAEPEGLSREVSRHLSALEESAGRHLGRADDPLLVSVRSGARFSMPGMMETVLDIGLNDDSVLGLAAVSGDERFARDSYRRLVQMFGSTVMGVDAALFEDALTLLRDERNAPDDVHLDAGDLARLVETYKELIRRETGESFPQSPAEQLQRAILAVFESWNGERARLYRRREHIPDDLGTAVTVQRMVFGNLGHDSGSGVAFTRDPATGRPGLYGDYLPDAQGEDVVAGIRNTVPLAELERLDPGSYTRLREHMRTLERHYRDLCDIEFTIERGTLWMLQTRVGKRTAEAAFTLATELADEGLITPREGLARVSGDGLARLMFPRFDTSATGDPLAHGIPASPGAAVGAVVFDSAEAVRRAAAGEKVVLVRQETTPDDLPGMVAAQAVLTSRGGKTSHAAVVARGMGKVCVCGAEELTVDTGRRRFTTPDGTVVEEGAVVSVDGSAGAVYSGAAPLVDSEVMRYLETGGTSEGVVASVARVLKEADGTRRLAVRANADTPEDAARARRFGAQGIGLCRTEHMFLGERRKLVEDMILAPDDAARDRALDALLPLQRRDFAGILEAMDGLPVTIRLLDPPLHEFLPDRTDLAVRVAAAEARGERPDPHDVDLLDAVNRMHEENPMLGLRGVRLGLVVPGLVAMQVRAVAEAVVERTGAGGSPLAEIMVPLVGAVEELRLARAEVERVLAEVSEASGVPVRCPVGTMIELPRAALTAGRIAEEAEFFSFGTNDLTQTTWGFSRDDVEAEFFPAYLDKGVFPASPFETLDREGVGRLVGIAVAEGRAARPDLKIGVCGEHGGDPDSVRFFHGAGLDYVSCSPFRVPVARLEAGRAALTGTGDGDSR; this is encoded by the coding sequence ATGGTCCGATACGTGTACGACTTCCACGAGGGCGGCCGCGACATGGCCGGCCTGCTCGGCGGCAAGGGCGCGAACCTGGCCGAGATGACCCGGCTGGGACTGCCGGTGCCGCCCGGCTTCACCGTCACCACCGAGGCCTGCCGCGCCTACCTGGCCACGGGCGCGGAGCCCGAGGGGCTGTCCCGGGAGGTCTCCCGCCATCTGTCCGCCCTGGAGGAGTCCGCCGGGCGGCACCTGGGCCGGGCCGACGACCCGCTGCTGGTGTCCGTCCGCTCCGGGGCGCGGTTCTCCATGCCCGGGATGATGGAAACGGTCCTGGACATCGGCCTGAACGACGACTCCGTCCTGGGTCTGGCCGCGGTGTCGGGCGACGAGCGGTTCGCCCGGGACTCCTACCGCCGTCTGGTCCAGATGTTCGGCAGCACGGTCATGGGCGTGGACGCCGCCCTGTTCGAGGACGCCCTCACCCTGCTGAGGGACGAGCGGAACGCCCCGGACGACGTGCACCTGGACGCCGGTGACCTCGCCCGGCTCGTGGAGACGTACAAGGAGCTGATCCGGCGCGAGACCGGCGAGTCCTTTCCGCAGTCCCCCGCCGAACAGCTGCAACGGGCGATCCTGGCCGTCTTCGAGTCCTGGAACGGGGAGCGGGCCCGCCTGTACCGGCGGCGCGAGCACATCCCCGACGACCTGGGCACCGCGGTCACGGTGCAGCGCATGGTCTTCGGCAACCTCGGCCACGACTCCGGCAGCGGGGTGGCCTTCACCCGCGACCCGGCCACCGGGCGCCCCGGCCTGTACGGCGACTACCTGCCCGACGCCCAGGGCGAGGACGTCGTCGCCGGGATCCGCAACACCGTGCCCCTGGCCGAACTGGAACGCCTGGACCCCGGCTCGTACACCCGGCTGCGCGAGCACATGCGGACCCTGGAACGGCACTACCGCGACCTGTGCGACATCGAGTTCACCATCGAGCGCGGCACCCTGTGGATGCTGCAGACCCGGGTCGGCAAGCGCACCGCCGAGGCCGCGTTCACGCTCGCGACCGAGCTGGCGGACGAAGGGCTCATCACCCCGCGGGAGGGGCTGGCCCGGGTGAGCGGTGACGGGCTCGCCCGGCTGATGTTCCCGCGGTTCGACACCTCCGCGACCGGCGACCCGCTCGCCCACGGCATCCCGGCCTCGCCCGGCGCGGCGGTCGGCGCGGTGGTCTTCGACTCCGCCGAGGCGGTGCGGCGCGCCGCGGCCGGCGAGAAGGTGGTGCTCGTGCGCCAGGAGACCACCCCGGACGACCTGCCCGGCATGGTCGCCGCGCAGGCCGTGCTCACCAGCCGCGGCGGCAAGACGTCGCACGCGGCCGTCGTGGCACGCGGCATGGGCAAGGTCTGCGTGTGCGGTGCCGAGGAGCTCACGGTCGACACCGGGCGACGGCGTTTCACCACCCCGGACGGCACCGTCGTCGAGGAGGGCGCGGTCGTCTCGGTGGACGGCTCCGCCGGTGCGGTGTACTCCGGTGCGGCCCCGCTGGTCGACTCGGAGGTCATGCGGTACCTGGAGACGGGTGGGACGTCCGAGGGCGTGGTCGCGTCGGTCGCCCGCGTCCTGAAGGAGGCCGACGGCACCAGGCGGCTGGCGGTGCGGGCCAACGCCGACACGCCCGAGGACGCCGCGCGGGCCCGCCGGTTCGGCGCGCAGGGCATCGGCCTGTGCCGCACGGAGCACATGTTCCTCGGCGAGCGCCGCAAGCTGGTCGAGGACATGATCCTCGCCCCCGACGACGCGGCCCGTGACCGTGCCCTCGACGCCCTGCTCCCCCTGCAGCGGCGGGACTTCGCCGGCATCCTCGAGGCGATGGACGGCCTGCCGGTCACCATCCGGCTCCTCGACCCGCCGCTGCACGAGTTCCTGCCCGACCGCACCGACCTCGCGGTGCGCGTCGCCGCCGCCGAGGCCCGCGGCGAGCGCCCGGATCCGCACGACGTGGACCTGCTCGACGCCGTGAACCGCATGCACGAGGAGAACCCGATGCTCGGCCTGCGCGGTGTGCGCCTGGGCCTCGTGGTTCCGGGTCTGGTCGCGATGCAGGTGCGGGCCGTCGCCGAGGCGGTGGTGGAGCGGACCGGGGCCGGGGGCTCCCCCCTGGCCGAGATCATGGTGCCGCTGGTCGGCGCCGTCGAGGAGCTGCGGCTCGCCCGCGCGGAGGTCGAGCGCGTCCTGGCCGAGGTGTCCGAGGCGTCCGGCGTCCCGGTGAGGTGCCCGGTCGGCACCATGATCGAGCTGCCCCGGGCCGCGCTCACGGCGGGCCGGATCGCCGAGGAGGCGGAGTTCTTCTCCTTCGGCACCAACGACCTCACCCAGACCACCTGGGGCTTCTCCCGCGACGACGTCGAAGCGGAGTTCTTCCCCGCCTACCTCGACAAGGGTGTCTTCCCCGCCTCCCCCTTCGAGACCCTCGACCGCGAGGGTGTAGGCCGTCTGGTCGGCATCGCCGTCGCCGAGGGCCGCGCCGCACGGCCGGACCTGAAGATCGGCGTCTGCGGCGAGCACGGCGGCGACCCGGATTCCGTCCGCTTCTTCCACGGCGCGGGACTGGACTACGTCTCCTGCTCGCCGTTCCGCGTTCCGGTGGCCCGCCTGGAGGCCGGCCGGGCGGCGCTGACGGGGACCGGGGACGGCGACAGCCGGTGA
- a CDS encoding response regulator transcription factor, translating to MADGAQPGPGDPIRVFLLDDHEVVRRGVHDLLDDEPDISVVGEAATAEQALVRVPALRPQVAVLDVRLPDGDGVSVCRELRSGLPDLACLMLTSFDDEEALLDSIMAGASGYVLKQIRGSDLVEAVRTVARGQSLLDPSATARLMARLRGGRPREKEEEPDALPGLTDREREILALVGEGLTNRQIGLRLYLAEKTVKNHISRLLAKLGVERRIQAAVIATQARDRLKHEGH from the coding sequence ATGGCGGACGGTGCGCAGCCCGGTCCCGGCGATCCGATCCGGGTCTTCCTGCTGGACGATCACGAGGTGGTCCGGCGCGGGGTGCACGACCTGCTGGACGACGAGCCGGACATCAGTGTGGTCGGTGAGGCCGCGACCGCCGAGCAGGCCCTGGTCCGTGTGCCGGCGCTGCGTCCTCAGGTCGCGGTCCTCGACGTGCGGCTGCCCGACGGGGACGGGGTGAGCGTGTGCCGTGAGCTGCGCTCGGGCCTGCCGGATCTGGCCTGTCTGATGCTGACCTCGTTCGACGACGAGGAGGCCCTGCTGGATTCGATCATGGCGGGTGCGTCCGGGTATGTGCTCAAGCAGATCCGGGGCTCCGACCTGGTCGAGGCCGTGCGCACGGTGGCCCGGGGACAGTCGCTGCTGGATCCCAGTGCCACCGCCAGGCTGATGGCGCGGCTGCGGGGTGGGCGGCCGCGGGAGAAGGAGGAGGAGCCGGACGCGCTGCCGGGGCTGACGGACCGGGAGCGGGAGATCCTGGCGCTGGTCGGTGAGGGGCTGACCAACCGGCAGATCGGTCTGCGGCTGTACCTGGCGGAGAAGACGGTGAAGAACCACATCTCCCGTCTCCTGGCGAAGCTGGGCGTGGAGCGCCGCATCCAGGCCGCCGTGATCGCCACCCAGGCCCGCGACCGGCTGAAGCACGAGGGCCACTGA
- a CDS encoding alpha/beta fold hydrolase, whose protein sequence is MISESVTVPSGEAGLAGDLVVPAGARGVVVFAHGSGSSRLSPRNRAVAEALRRAGFGTLLMDLLTEDEERRDSVTAEYRFDIGLLARRLVDAVDWLEQRPDTADLPAGLFGASTGAAAALVAAAERPRRVSAVVSRGGRPDLADAALPLVAAPVLLVVGGDDGQVLGLNRRAAEALSAPHTVHVVPGATHLFPEPGALEEVAEAAAGWFRDHLGAGNGCGSPA, encoded by the coding sequence ATGATCTCCGAGAGCGTGACCGTTCCCTCGGGAGAGGCGGGGCTGGCCGGTGACCTCGTGGTCCCGGCGGGCGCGCGCGGCGTGGTGGTGTTCGCGCACGGCAGCGGCAGCTCGCGCCTGAGTCCCCGCAACCGTGCGGTCGCCGAGGCGTTGCGCCGGGCCGGGTTCGGCACGTTGCTGATGGACCTGCTGACCGAGGACGAGGAGCGCCGGGACTCCGTGACCGCCGAGTACCGTTTCGACATCGGCCTGCTGGCCCGGCGGCTGGTGGACGCCGTCGACTGGCTCGAGCAGCGGCCGGACACCGCGGACCTCCCGGCGGGCCTGTTCGGGGCGAGCACGGGAGCGGCCGCGGCCCTGGTGGCCGCGGCCGAGCGTCCGAGGAGGGTGTCCGCGGTCGTGTCGCGCGGCGGACGGCCGGATCTGGCCGACGCGGCGCTCCCCCTGGTGGCGGCCCCGGTGCTGCTCGTCGTCGGCGGCGACGACGGGCAGGTCCTCGGCCTCAACCGCCGGGCGGCCGAAGCGCTGTCCGCGCCGCACACCGTCCACGTGGTGCCGGGCGCGACCCACCTCTTCCCCGAACCCGGCGCCCTGGAGGAGGTGGCCGAAGCCGCCGCCGGCTGGTTCCGGGACCACCTGGGCGCCGGGAACGGCTGCGGGTCCCCCGCCTGA
- a CDS encoding Rieske (2Fe-2S) protein: MRQSRALWLLDRLERDPRADPVIDALRERVRALPLGRGRDLLHGRWLGHPVHPLMVQVPIGSWLSAAVLDLRPGRSREAGLLVGVGLAAAAPAAFTGAVDWAELHRQQQRVGLLHALTNTAAVALYTASLVCRVKGRGAAGRTFGFLGMTAVGLGGMLGGHLAYRQASGANHAEEVPHVVTEGWHRIGTVDEFPAGRPVRRSVDDVPVLVVREPGGTVHALAERCSHLAGPLSEGTVADGCVQCPWHGSTFRLSDGWNVRGPATAPQPAFDTRVVDAHVELRLRRHDRDGRAADDRETDRRPTGSGAGRTRGGGG, from the coding sequence ATGCGGCAGAGCCGGGCCCTGTGGCTGCTGGACCGCCTGGAGCGGGACCCACGAGCCGATCCGGTGATCGACGCGCTCCGCGAGAGGGTGCGGGCCCTGCCGCTGGGACGCGGCCGGGACCTGCTGCACGGCAGGTGGCTGGGACATCCGGTGCATCCGCTGATGGTGCAGGTGCCGATCGGGAGCTGGCTGTCCGCGGCGGTGCTGGACCTGCGGCCCGGCCGCTCCCGCGAGGCGGGGCTGCTGGTCGGCGTCGGACTGGCCGCCGCCGCTCCCGCGGCCTTCACGGGCGCCGTCGACTGGGCGGAGCTGCACCGTCAGCAGCAGCGCGTCGGTCTGCTGCACGCCCTGACCAACACGGCGGCCGTCGCCCTGTACACCGCCTCGCTCGTCTGCCGCGTGAAGGGCCGCGGGGCGGCGGGCCGCACGTTCGGCTTCCTGGGGATGACGGCGGTCGGACTCGGCGGCATGCTGGGCGGCCACCTGGCCTACCGCCAGGCGTCCGGAGCCAACCACGCCGAGGAGGTCCCGCACGTCGTCACGGAGGGCTGGCACCGGATCGGCACCGTGGACGAGTTCCCGGCCGGCCGGCCCGTGCGGCGCAGCGTGGACGACGTGCCGGTCCTGGTCGTCCGGGAACCCGGCGGCACGGTCCACGCGCTGGCCGAGCGGTGCAGCCACCTCGCGGGACCGCTGTCCGAGGGCACCGTCGCCGACGGATGCGTCCAGTGCCCGTGGCACGGCAGCACCTTCAGGCTCTCGGACGGCTGGAACGTGCGCGGCCCCGCCACCGCGCCCCAGCCCGCCTTCGACACCCGCGTGGTCGACGCCCACGTCGAGCTACGCCTGCGCCGGCACGACCGGGACGGGCGAGCGGCGGACGACCGGGAGACGGACCGGCGGCCGACCGGATCGGGAGCGGGCAGGACCCGGGGAGGCGGCGGCTGA